Below is a window of Mesoaciditoga lauensis cd-1655R = DSM 25116 DNA.
GTTGGAACTCCCATCCATAGCCTTGCCGTAAGCATTAATCCTGCTATTCCAGCGAGAAATCCAGAAAAAGTATATACTCCATATATAACTCTCCTCACATTTACTCCCGATAGCCTTGCGGCTTCAACGTTACTCCCAATTGCATATACATATCTTCCAAATCTTGAAAATTTCAAAAATATTTCGCCTACGATTATAGTAATTATCATGATCCAGGAAAGATTCGGAATTCCAATAAAAGAACCCGAGCCAAAATTTGCGAAAGAGAGTGGCAATCCGGAAACAGTTCCACCATTTGTAAGGAGTAAAGATATTCCTAAAGCAATTGTCATCGTTCCAAGCGTAACTATAAATGGTGGCATGTTTAACTCGTATATAATAACCCCATTTAAAAAGCCGAATGCAGTTGCGAGAGTTATTGATAGGATTATAGCAAGAAAAATTGACATGCCCATGTTTACTATAAGGAGAGAAAGAACCACATTAGAAAGTGCCATGACAGTTCCTACAGAAAGATCTATGCCGGCAGTTATTATGACATACACTTGCCCAACAGTTAAAACGCCTACTATTGCTTCTTGAGAGAAAAGATTTCCAATATTATGCGCCGTAAAA
It encodes the following:
- a CDS encoding ABC transporter permease, giving the protein MNLKRKRFGFSTTVITSLVIAALWILLSVTTRTFFTAHNIGNLFSQEAIVGVLTVGQVYVIITAGIDLSVGTVMALSNVVLSLLIVNMGMSIFLAIILSITLATAFGFLNGVIIYELNMPPFIVTLGTMTIALGISLLLTNGGTVSGLPLSFANFGSGSFIGIPNLSWIMIITIIVGEIFLKFSRFGRYVYAIGSNVEAARLSGVNVRRVIYGVYTFSGFLAGIAGLMLTARLWMGVPTAGSTSNLDSIASAAIGGASLFGATGSAVGGFLGATVIATIENGTVLLNISSFWQQVIVGSLIIGTVALDQIRKKQKYTYIKK